The following nucleotide sequence is from Cyanobium sp. AMD-g.
CGTCCAGCTTCTCTCCGAGCAGGATCGGATCAGCCAGCATCAGGCAGGGAGGGGCGTCGACGACAATGATGTCGTAGCCAGGAAGGGCACGAATCTCTTCCATGATCTCCTTACAGCGGCTGGAGTTCAACAGCTTGGCTGGATCGGGTGGCTTCGGACCGGCCGGGAGAACATCCAAGTTTTCGACGATGGAATGAATGAAATCCGTGGGCTTCCGAGCTGAATCGGACAACAGTGTGGACAGGCCTTCACCCTGTTCGGCGCCCAGATATCTGGCCTGCATGGGCAGACGCATGTCGGAATCAACCACAAGCACCTTCAGGCCAAGATCAGCAAGGGTCCGGGCAAAGACAGCCACAGCAGTGGACTTTCCCTCCCCTTGGGTAGAGGACGTGATCCCCACCATGCGAATGTTGTTGTCGGCGCGAAGCAGGCGGAAGGTGGTGAACAGGCTGCGCAGGGACTCCTTGATCGCAAAGCGCTCGCTGGAGGACATCTTGGAGATGCTGGTGGCGATGTCGACACCTGGCTCCAGGGGAAGGTAAGGAATCAGACCCAACACGGGCAGCTGGAGCTCCTTTTCCACCTCCATGGGGGTATGGAAGACGTTGTCCGTCTTCTCCCTGAGAATGGCTGCACCGAGCCCGGCCAGCAGGCCGATCATGATCGCCCTCAGGAGATTGCGCTGAATGTTGGGCTCCACTGGACTGCTGCCGAAATCGGGGGGGCCAATCACTTCCCAGGGTGTGATCGAACGGGCCATCTCCAGCCGGTAGCGCTCCCTGGCCTGGATGTAGGAGGAGTACTGCTCCCTGGCGATGGCCAGACGCTGGTTGATGTTCTCAAACTCCGACATCTTCTGCGGATTATTCCGGAAGTTCTCGCTGAGAAGAAGGATCTGGCGGTTGAGTTCATCTTGCTGGGCCACGTTCGAAAGCAGCCTGGCCTTCACGGCATCTGCGGCCTGGCGCTGGACCACGGGCAGCAGCTGGTCACGTCTCGCCAACAGGGACTTAACAATGGGGGAGTTCTCCTTGAACGTGCCTTTGGCGGTGGCCAGTTCCTGCTCGAACTGGTTGAGAAGATCAAGGGGAGTGGCGGCGCCGCGGGCCGCGTCCACTCCAGAGGAGGCCCGATCCGGCACGAGAACACTGTTACGACCCAACTGCTCAAGGGCCGTAGGAGCTCCACTGGGGGTGAACTGGAGTTTCCCTGTCTGGATCGATTTCAGTTGGCTGTCGAGCTGCACCTGCTCGTTCTGGAGGGTGCGCAACTGGTTGACAAGCCCTTCACGGGCACCGAGGATCTGGCCGGCGGCCGTGGCAGGGTCGACGAAATTATTGCGCTCGCGGAATTTGAGCATCTCCAGGGAGAGCTTCTGAACCCGAGCCTCGATTGACGGGGCCTGCTCATCCAGGAATCGGACACCTGAATTGACAGCGGCTTGGCGCTGGGTGAGGGAGAAGGCGGTGTAATCCTTCGCAAGCTGACGGAGAATCACTTTCCCTTTGGCTGGATCAGGCCAGCGCAATGAGACATTCAGAACATTGGCGACGCTTGCCGATTCTTGGTTGATGGACAGGCTGCCCTGAAGGGCCCCAAGAGGAATGCCCTGTCGCTGGGCAACCGGCCCCAGCAGCAAGGGGCTGCGCATCAGGACGATCAGGCTTGGGATGTCCGTCTCGATTTCACTACGGGCGACGCTTTCGACAGAGCCGCCGCCGCTGCCGCTGGAGGGGGTGTCGAAGGGATTACTGATCTGCATCTGGAACCCGCCCTGGTAGACGGGATCGAAAATGCGTTGCCGCAGGGTATTGATCGCCAATACACCCGTCACGGCCGCAAAGGTGATCAGGAAGATGGATTGGCGGCGCTTGACGGTCCGCACCAGTCCCCCCAAGCCACCAGAGCCTGACTGACCGTCACTGGTGGGGTTGAGGGGACTCTGGAGAGTGGGGTCGTAGGGGAGGCTCTGGATGGGGCCCTGACCCGTCGACGGCGGCAGAGACAGCG
It contains:
- a CDS encoding polysaccharide biosynthesis tyrosine autokinase, producing the protein MRTVKRRQSIFLITFAAVTGVLAINTLRQRIFDPVYQGGFQMQISNPFDTPSSGSGGGSVESVARSEIETDIPSLIVLMRSPLLLGPVAQRQGIPLGALQGSLSINQESASVANVLNVSLRWPDPAKGKVILRQLAKDYTAFSLTQRQAAVNSGVRFLDEQAPSIEARVQKLSLEMLKFRERNNFVDPATAAGQILGAREGLVNQLRTLQNEQVQLDSQLKSIQTGKLQFTPSGAPTALEQLGRNSVLVPDRASSGVDAARGAATPLDLLNQFEQELATAKGTFKENSPIVKSLLARRDQLLPVVQRQAADAVKARLLSNVAQQDELNRQILLLSENFRNNPQKMSEFENINQRLAIAREQYSSYIQARERYRLEMARSITPWEVIGPPDFGSSPVEPNIQRNLLRAIMIGLLAGLGAAILREKTDNVFHTPMEVEKELQLPVLGLIPYLPLEPGVDIATSISKMSSSERFAIKESLRSLFTTFRLLRADNNIRMVGITSSTQGEGKSTAVAVFARTLADLGLKVLVVDSDMRLPMQARYLGAEQGEGLSTLLSDSARKPTDFIHSIVENLDVLPAGPKPPDPAKLLNSSRCKEIMEEIRALPGYDIIVVDAPPCLMLADPILLGEKLDGILFLVGLGKVSRELAPQASRRIKASGVDVLGIICNQVNFPSRLNDYGYEYGYYYHYAYASASGYAKSAGDSSTGGFGSYVQRYRDSYMKGATTNAAISSRYNDGESDVKTYFREEDGQASETTASNGGNLAGMTSSNSLPSAERVPSRRHRQASESGGGPIDWLRRRFGNRG